Proteins encoded by one window of Chondromyces crocatus:
- a CDS encoding EF-hand domain-containing protein, translated as MSLNVQEQKFEYVFKWFDQNADGFLSQDDFEKIAGIFNTVADEKDEKNRATMKRGFLLWWELLQNAKGNPPAEKVSKDEFFDVMKTCVIAPENFENVVGTIVDGLIGALDRDGNGSLSLDEYVGMYDALGIPPATTTEAFKKLDRDGNGELSYAEFRQAVFEYYLSGDPDAPGNGMLGPLKLGE; from the coding sequence ATGTCGCTGAATGTGCAGGAGCAGAAGTTCGAGTACGTGTTCAAGTGGTTCGATCAGAATGCTGACGGGTTCCTGTCCCAGGACGATTTCGAGAAGATCGCCGGGATCTTCAACACCGTCGCGGATGAGAAGGACGAGAAGAACCGCGCCACGATGAAGCGCGGTTTCTTGCTGTGGTGGGAGCTCTTGCAGAACGCGAAGGGGAACCCGCCGGCAGAGAAGGTCAGCAAGGACGAGTTCTTCGACGTCATGAAGACCTGCGTCATCGCGCCAGAGAACTTCGAGAATGTGGTGGGCACCATCGTCGATGGGCTGATCGGTGCGCTCGACCGGGATGGGAACGGCAGCCTCTCGCTGGACGAGTACGTGGGGATGTACGATGCGCTGGGCATCCCTCCGGCGACGACGACCGAGGCATTCAAGAAGCTCGATCGGGATGGCAACGGGGAGCTGAGCTACGCGGAGTTCCGGCAGGCCGTCTTCGAGTACTACCTCAGCGGGGACCCGGACGCGCCGGGCAACGGGATGCTCGGGCCGCTGAAGCTCGGCGAGTAA
- a CDS encoding EF-hand domain-containing protein: protein MSLSVQEQKFEYIFKWFDQNGDGFLSQDDFETIAGMFNAIADEKDEKSRASMKRGFLLWWELLQSAKGSPPAEKVSKEEWVDVMKSCVLAPENFENVVGTIVDGMIGALDRDGNGSVSLDEYVRMYEALGVSPATTGETFKKLDRDGNGELSCAEFRQAVFEYYLSGDPDAPGNGMLGPLKLGA, encoded by the coding sequence ATGTCGCTGAGTGTGCAGGAGCAGAAGTTCGAGTACATCTTCAAATGGTTCGATCAGAATGGTGACGGGTTCCTGTCCCAGGACGATTTCGAGACGATCGCCGGGATGTTCAACGCCATCGCGGACGAGAAGGACGAGAAGAGCCGCGCCTCGATGAAGCGAGGCTTCTTGCTCTGGTGGGAGCTCTTGCAGAGCGCCAAGGGGAGCCCGCCGGCAGAGAAGGTCAGCAAGGAGGAGTGGGTCGACGTGATGAAGTCCTGCGTCCTCGCGCCAGAGAACTTCGAGAACGTGGTGGGCACCATCGTCGATGGGATGATCGGCGCGCTCGACCGGGATGGGAACGGCAGCGTGTCGCTGGACGAGTACGTGCGGATGTACGAGGCGCTGGGGGTCTCTCCGGCGACGACGGGCGAGACGTTCAAGAAGCTCGATCGGGATGGCAACGGGGAGCTGAGCTGCGCGGAGTTCCGGCAGGCCGTCTTCGAGTACTACCTGAGCGGGGACCCGGACGCGCCGGGCAACGGGATGCTCGGGCCGCTGAAGCTCGGCGCGTAA